In Methylotenera mobilis JLW8, the following are encoded in one genomic region:
- a CDS encoding symmetrical bis(5'-nucleosyl)-tetraphosphatase, with translation MATYAIGDIQGCYHAFQALLARLKFDPDKDQLWLVGDLINRGSGTLDVLRWCYAHQHSLRIVLGNHDLHAIVVAAGIVAAHRGDTLQPLLAADDRDVLLSWLRHQPLVYHEADYLMVHAGLLPQWTVEQTMAYAAEVEAALQGENYLHFLTHMYGNLPNCWTPDLTGVDRLRVITNAATRLRICTADGEMEFKFKGELQDIPHGYMPWFDVPARATQDTQVIFGHWSALGLQQRKNLFALDTGCLWGGKLTAMNLATKEIVQVDAHPLDKPVAIQKSAH, from the coding sequence GTGGCGACTTATGCAATAGGCGATATACAAGGTTGTTATCATGCGTTTCAGGCATTATTAGCACGCCTTAAATTTGACCCGGACAAAGACCAGCTATGGCTGGTGGGCGATTTAATTAACCGTGGCAGCGGCACGCTGGATGTACTGCGCTGGTGCTACGCCCATCAGCATAGCCTGCGCATCGTGCTGGGTAATCATGATTTGCATGCCATTGTGGTGGCCGCTGGTATTGTTGCTGCACATAGAGGTGACACGTTGCAGCCGCTGCTAGCTGCTGATGATAGAGATGTGCTGCTGAGTTGGTTACGTCATCAGCCCTTGGTGTATCACGAGGCTGATTACTTAATGGTGCACGCGGGGTTGCTGCCACAATGGACGGTGGAGCAAACCATGGCTTATGCGGCAGAGGTAGAGGCTGCATTACAGGGCGAAAATTACCTGCACTTTTTAACGCATATGTATGGCAACTTACCCAATTGTTGGACGCCGGATCTAACCGGGGTTGATCGTTTGCGTGTGATTACCAACGCAGCTACGCGCTTGCGCATATGTACGGCAGACGGTGAAATGGAGTTTAAATTTAAAGGTGAGTTGCAAGATATACCGCATGGTTACATGCCTTGGTTTGATGTGCCTGCACGCGCCACTCAAGATACTCAAGTGATTTTTGGGCATTGGTCTGCGTTAGGTCTACAACAACGCAAAAATCTATTTGCGTTGGATACGGGTTGTTTATGGGGTGGCAAGCTAACCGCGATGAATCTAGCTACCAAAGAAATTGTGCAAGTGGATGCTCATCCTTTAGATAAGCCGGTGGCGATACAAAAATCAGCGCATTAA